The DNA segment GGTCGGGCCTGGAACGAGCGTGAACTCGCTTAGATCCATGCTGACCACCCCTGAGAGAGTCCTTTGAATCGGATTGCAGGGCAAATAGTCGTAATCGCTGTACTGCGTCGGGGTGACCCGACCATCTCAATCGCATTGCCTTTCGATTTCATGCTTACGTGAGGTTAGCACGGGCTCGAAATCGGGAGACGGCGTCGGGAAAAGGATGCTCCGTCAGGGATTCGAACCCTGGTCATTGCCGTGAGAGGGCAATATGATTGGCCGGACTACACCAACGGAGCAGTAGTGCCGTTCGTGCTACGTTCTACGGTTGCCGGGAAAACCGTTTAAGCGTTCCGTTTCGGGCACGGGGTGTCCGTCTTTCGCACACTCGAGTCACTCCTCGAACGGAGACCGAGCGGCTTCCGGTTCGAACCCATCAAGACTGATAATGTTCTCCCGGCCAACCCGAAGCTTGCTGATGGTGCCTTCGGATTCCATCTCCGAGAGCAACATACTGACCTTGGATTTCGACCAGCCGGTTTCGTCGACGATGTTGACCTGTTTCATTCGGCCACCGTTTTCACGGATCAGGGAGACGACGCGGTCTTCGTCACTCAGCAATTCAGCATCGGTGATCGGATCGGCGGCAGCTGTCTGTGGTCCATCGGGAGACGCTGCAACTGCTTTATTCTCCGATTCGGTCTCGGTTGCCGGGGCGCTCGAGGAATCCTGTCGATATCGATAGACGCCAACGCTCACAGCTGCTATGAAAACGACCAGAATAGCCCCAAGGAGCCAGCTCGAGGGGCTGTTACCGAGGTTCTCACTGAGCGAACTGGATGTGCCACTCGATTCTGACGACCCCGATCGTTCGAGGACCACTCGCGGTTGTCCATCGAGGAACTGCTTGCTACCGGACCAGGTAATCGAGTTGCTGTCTTCGAGCGAGGCGCCGGTTACCTGTCCGTCCGGTTGGGCACTGGTGAACGTGAGGCCGTCGTCGGCTTCGATTACCAGGGTCTGTTCGGAGGTGATGTAATACCCGCCGTCGAAAACGTCGCCGACGATAATTTCGTCGTCTGAAACGACCGCAAAGCCTTCCCAGGTAAAGGACATCTCGACGACGCCCCTGGTGTTAAATCGCTGCTCGATAGTGGCCGACCGATTAAAATCAGTGGCGGCCATCTCCCTGTCGGTGACGTCGCTGCCGAGTTCGGTGAGTGCTTCAGCCTGGTTGACGAAGTCGGTGTACAGTTCGGTCTCTTCGTCTTCGAACTCCTCGGCGAAGGCTTCGAACTGCGATTCTTCGTCGCTCGATGAAAGGATCCGTTCGTGCCGGAACGTCCAGGTCGCATCGCCGTTACTGTGGACAGTTATCGTATACGTCGTCGTGTCAAATTCTCGTGTATTGAGATACGTCCGTGATTCGAGGTGGTGACGCTCAGTCGATGACTCGAGCATGCCAGTCACCTCGAGTTCGTCGTTTGACTCGTCAACCCCACTCTCGCCGAGTGAGACATCAATGCCGGCACCACTCTCGTCGGCTGCGAGCATGGGTCCGCTCGCCACGAGGAGTCCGAACGTGAGGAAAATCACGAGAGCGCTTATTGTGAGTGCCGGCCTGTGCATTCGTCTCTGCTATACGCGCCGCTGCTAAAAGAGTTTGTGACTGTGGCGAAGGGTCTGCGAGCCGATACCACGGTGTAACAACAGGTCACACGCTATTTCTCGAGTCGATACGGACAAAGGGCTCACTCGCATACTGATTGGTATGATCGTTAATCTCACCGATGGTATCCAGGCGTTCACGAGCAACGTGTTTCTGGTCACTGGAGAACAGACGGTGCTCGTCGATACCGGTGCCAACTTCGACGTCATCGAACGAATCTACGAACACACGGACACCCTCGACACGGTCGTCTTGACACACACGCATCTTGATCACGTCGACAATCTCGAGGCGGTCCTCACGGCGTTCGACGTCGATGTCTGGGGGTACAACGAGTCGTTCGATGGTGTCGATCACGGACTCGAGGATGAGGGAGCGATTACGATGGGGGATCACGAGTACGTTGCCTACCACACGCCAGGACACAAAGACGACCATCTCTGCCTGTACGCCGAAGAACCGCAGGTGCTGTTTGCGGGCGACCTCGTGTTCCAGAACGGTAGTTTCGGTCGGACCGACTTGCCAGAAGGGGACCGAGCAACGTTGATCGAGAGCATCGACCGCATGCTCGAGGTGCTCGACCCGTCGCTTCGTGAATTGCACACTGGTCACGGCCCGAGCGTCACCACAGACCCCTACCGACACGTCGAACTGGCGAGTCAGATGGCCAGACAGCACTGAGAGGACAGCGGACTCGATCCGGCCGAGCGAACACGTCTCAGGGGCCGCCTCACACCCGAGTGGGCATGGACTCGGGATGCACTACCAGCGAGGGTGGAAGATTACTCGTCGCCTGTTTTCAGCCCGTAATAGCCCGGTTCGTCGTCCGTCCGTGGCTCGCCAACGACCAGGTTCGAGGCGTTGGTCATCACCCACGGAATAGCCCAGTCGAGCAAGATATCCTCAGTCTCTCTGTCGATGTCTGCCTCAGGCTCCAGACCCTGTAAGAGTCGGGCAATTTCGTAGACGGTGTACATCTGGTCCGGTTCGAGGAGCTCCTCTGGCGTGTAAAAGTCACACGGTGGGAGTCGGTTGAACTCGTCTTTTGGAACGGGCATGCTGTGGCGTACGCTCGCGGAAACGGTAAACGATGTGGATTCGCTGGCGTTGTCACTTCTCGAGTGAGTGCAAAAAATGGAAAGGTGTACTGAGCCGTCGTTATTACTCGAAGTGGTCGAGGCACTTCTGGTACTCTTCGGAGACTTTCTCCCAGTTGACGACGTCGAAGAAGCCTTCGACGAAGCTGCCGCGGTCTGGGCCGTAGTCGTAGTAGTACGAGTGCTCCCAGACGTCACAGGCCAGGATGGGGTGAGAGCCCCAGAGTGCGCCCTGGTCGTGTTTGTCGACAGCGACGTTGCGAAGCTGTTTCGCAACCGGGTCATAAACCAGCAGTGCCCAGCCACCGGCGGCGCTGGCTGCAGCCTCGAACTCGCCTTTCCAGGCCTCATAGGAGCCGAAGTCGGCCTCGATGCGGTCGGCAAGGTCGCCTTCCGGCTCGCCGCCACCGTTTGGCGACATGTTCTCCCAGAACAGCGTGTGGAGATAGTGCCCACAACCGTTGTGGGTGACGCTACCGAGCGCGCCAG comes from the Natronosalvus amylolyticus genome and includes:
- a CDS encoding MBL fold metallo-hydrolase; this translates as MIVNLTDGIQAFTSNVFLVTGEQTVLVDTGANFDVIERIYEHTDTLDTVVLTHTHLDHVDNLEAVLTAFDVDVWGYNESFDGVDHGLEDEGAITMGDHEYVAYHTPGHKDDHLCLYAEEPQVLFAGDLVFQNGSFGRTDLPEGDRATLIESIDRMLEVLDPSLRELHTGHGPSVTTDPYRHVELASQMARQH
- a CDS encoding helix-turn-helix transcriptional regulator, producing the protein MHRPALTISALVIFLTFGLLVASGPMLAADESGAGIDVSLGESGVDESNDELEVTGMLESSTERHHLESRTYLNTREFDTTTYTITVHSNGDATWTFRHERILSSSDEESQFEAFAEEFEDEETELYTDFVNQAEALTELGSDVTDREMAATDFNRSATIEQRFNTRGVVEMSFTWEGFAVVSDDEIIVGDVFDGGYYITSEQTLVIEADDGLTFTSAQPDGQVTGASLEDSNSITWSGSKQFLDGQPRVVLERSGSSESSGTSSSLSENLGNSPSSWLLGAILVVFIAAVSVGVYRYRQDSSSAPATETESENKAVAASPDGPQTAAADPITDAELLSDEDRVVSLIRENGGRMKQVNIVDETGWSKSKVSMLLSEMESEGTISKLRVGRENIISLDGFEPEAARSPFEE
- the sod gene encoding superoxide dismutase → MTDHELPPLPYDYDALEPSISEQVVTWHHDTHHQGYVNGLNAAEETLAENRESGDYSSTAGALGSVTHNGCGHYLHTLFWENMSPNGGGEPEGDLADRIEADFGSYEAWKGEFEAAASAAGGWALLVYDPVAKQLRNVAVDKHDQGALWGSHPILACDVWEHSYYYDYGPDRGSFVEGFFDVVNWEKVSEEYQKCLDHFE
- a CDS encoding DUF5827 family protein is translated as MPVPKDEFNRLPPCDFYTPEELLEPDQMYTVYEIARLLQGLEPEADIDRETEDILLDWAIPWVMTNASNLVVGEPRTDDEPGYYGLKTGDE